A genomic region of Acidobacteriota bacterium contains the following coding sequences:
- a CDS encoding rRNA pseudouridine synthase, which translates to MQERLQKLIAQAGIASRRASEQIILDGEVTVNGEVVTELGTKADPEKDHIKVRGKLINTKLANREHVYILLNKPKGYLSSAADPEGRKLVVDLVKGYGRLHPVGRLDYNTEGLIILTNDGEFTNFVASSRTIPKVYDVKVKGLPTTVAINKLRRGVVLEDGFKTAPADIKDLKHTLKNGWYEVTLHEGHNQQIRKMFDSIGHSVVKLKRIAIGTVTDKFLPVGASRPLTEKELESFRTVAKQRHDR; encoded by the coding sequence ATGCAGGAAAGACTACAAAAACTCATCGCCCAGGCCGGCATCGCTTCGCGGCGTGCCTCTGAGCAGATCATTTTGGACGGTGAAGTAACGGTGAACGGCGAGGTAGTGACCGAACTCGGCACGAAGGCAGATCCCGAAAAAGACCACATAAAGGTCCGCGGCAAGCTGATCAACACGAAACTCGCGAACCGCGAACACGTCTATATTCTGCTCAATAAGCCAAAAGGCTACCTCTCGAGTGCGGCCGACCCCGAGGGCCGAAAGCTGGTCGTCGATCTCGTCAAAGGCTATGGCCGCCTGCATCCCGTCGGACGGCTCGATTACAACACCGAGGGTCTGATCATTCTGACTAATGACGGCGAGTTTACAAATTTCGTCGCGTCTTCGCGAACGATACCAAAGGTGTATGACGTAAAGGTAAAAGGCCTCCCAACGACCGTCGCGATCAATAAGCTCCGCCGCGGCGTGGTGCTCGAGGACGGTTTCAAGACCGCCCCGGCCGACATCAAGGATCTAAAACACACCTTGAAGAACGGCTGGTACGAGGTGACTCTGCACGAAGGCCACAACCAGCAGATCCGCAAAATGTTCGACTCGATCGGCCACTCCGTCGTCAAACTTAAGCGTATCGCCATCGGCACGGTCACCGACAAATTTCTTCCGGTCGGTGCCAGCCGCCCGCTGACTGAAAAAGAGTTGGAATCATTTCGCACGGTGGCGAAGCAGAGACACGACCGGTAG
- a CDS encoding CoA-binding protein, with product MNWKENLLTTDDEIRDVLRNTKTIAVLGIKPESHSGQPAHYVPKYMADRGYEIIPVPVYYPDVTEILGKRVYRDLGDVPGEIDLLNVFRRAEDIAKHTDEILAKKPKAVWFQLGIRNEEVAEKLAEAGIKVVQDLCLMVEHRALA from the coding sequence ATGAATTGGAAAGAGAATTTGCTGACCACCGATGACGAGATCAGGGACGTGCTTCGAAATACAAAAACCATCGCCGTTCTCGGGATCAAGCCCGAATCGCACTCGGGGCAGCCGGCCCATTACGTGCCGAAATACATGGCCGATCGCGGATACGAGATAATCCCGGTGCCCGTATATTATCCTGACGTTACAGAGATACTGGGCAAGCGTGTCTATCGCGATCTGGGCGATGTGCCGGGCGAGATCGACCTGTTGAATGTCTTTCGGCGTGCAGAAGACATCGCAAAACACACGGACGAGATCCTGGCGAAAAAGCCAAAAGCTGTTTGGTTTCAGCTTGGTATCCGCAACGAGGAGGTTGCCGAGAAATTGGCCGAAGCGGGGATCAAGGTCGTCCAGGACCTGTGTCTGATGGTCGAGCACCGGGCGTTGGCTTAG
- a CDS encoding acyl-CoA dehydrogenase family protein, which translates to MNFELSDEQLQIKYSIREFAESEIKPHVMEWDEAQHFPIELRPKLAELGLMGILFPEEYGGAGMGYVEYATIIEELGRVCGSVGLSVAAHNSLCSNHLYMFGSEEQKQKYLVPLVTGESFGAWGLTESQAGSDSAGTRTNAVRSNGGWKVNGSKNFITHAIACNTLVAVAVTDKEKGNRGISAFIFDKSMEGFRSDKKENKLGMRASETASVVFEDCYVPDENRLGNEGEGFLQCMQVLDGGRISIAALSVGIAQGAYEAAVKYAKERQQFGSPIANFQAIQFKLADMATQIECSRLLTLQAAATKDAGKPVTQKSAMAKLYASETAVRVSEESIQIHGGYGYTKDYPAEKYWRDSKLCTIGEGTSEIQRVVIAKNLLKAM; encoded by the coding sequence ATGAACTTCGAATTATCTGACGAGCAACTACAGATCAAATACAGCATCCGCGAGTTCGCCGAGAGCGAGATCAAGCCGCACGTGATGGAATGGGACGAAGCACAGCACTTCCCTATCGAACTTCGGCCGAAGCTCGCCGAACTTGGCCTGATGGGTATTCTGTTTCCTGAGGAATACGGCGGCGCGGGGATGGGCTACGTCGAATACGCGACGATCATCGAAGAACTAGGCCGCGTCTGCGGCTCGGTCGGCCTGTCGGTCGCGGCCCACAATTCGCTTTGCTCAAATCATCTGTATATGTTCGGCAGCGAAGAGCAGAAGCAGAAATATCTCGTCCCGCTCGTCACCGGCGAAAGCTTTGGTGCCTGGGGATTGACCGAATCGCAGGCCGGTTCTGATTCCGCAGGAACGCGAACCAACGCAGTTCGTTCCAATGGCGGCTGGAAGGTCAACGGGTCCAAGAACTTCATCACCCACGCCATCGCCTGCAACACCCTCGTGGCTGTCGCCGTCACCGATAAAGAAAAAGGCAATCGCGGCATTTCGGCGTTTATCTTTGATAAATCGATGGAAGGTTTCCGCAGCGATAAGAAAGAAAATAAGCTCGGCATGCGGGCCTCTGAAACTGCGTCGGTCGTGTTCGAAGATTGCTACGTTCCCGACGAGAACCGCCTCGGTAACGAAGGCGAAGGCTTTCTGCAATGTATGCAGGTCCTCGACGGCGGCCGAATTTCGATCGCGGCTCTGTCGGTCGGCATCGCCCAGGGTGCATACGAAGCAGCCGTAAAGTATGCCAAGGAACGCCAGCAGTTCGGCTCGCCGATCGCCAATTTCCAGGCCATCCAATTCAAACTCGCTGACATGGCAACGCAGATCGAATGTTCGCGCCTGTTGACCTTACAGGCCGCGGCAACAAAAGACGCCGGCAAGCCCGTAACGCAAAAGTCGGCGATGGCAAAGCTCTACGCATCCGAGACCGCCGTCCGCGTGTCCGAAGAAAGCATCCAGATCCACGGCGGCTACGGATATACTAAGGACTATCCGGCCGAAAAATACTGGCGCGATTCAAAACTCTGCACCATCGGCGAAGGCACATCCGAGATCCAACGTGTCGTGATCGCGAAGAATCTGCTCAAGGCAATGTAA
- the meaB gene encoding methylmalonyl Co-A mutase-associated GTPase MeaB, with protein sequence MQNPELIDNILKGDPRAIARAITRVESGAAGAAELMKAVYPHTGNAVVIGITGSPGAGKSSLVDKLALYYKNAGDKVGIICIDPSSPFSGGAILGDRIRMATLGMEEGVFIRSMATRGNLGGLSRATVDAVSILDSAGFDKILVETVGVGQDEVEIVKTADVSVVVLVPGMGDDIQAIKAGIMEIGDCFVINKADREGVIRTQKELEALLSLAHRPDMWMPPIVRTIATESKGIEDLAAAIEAYHKFQRAGEGSTVRRHAIAKWRLLELLQERLLSDLMSRNGSSDKLDKLALEIAEKKNDPYSAVEELLK encoded by the coding sequence ATGCAGAATCCCGAGCTGATCGACAATATCTTAAAAGGCGACCCGCGAGCTATCGCCCGTGCAATAACACGTGTCGAAAGCGGTGCTGCAGGTGCCGCCGAATTGATGAAGGCCGTTTATCCGCACACCGGAAACGCGGTCGTCATCGGCATCACCGGTTCGCCCGGTGCCGGCAAATCGTCGCTTGTCGACAAGCTTGCTCTCTATTACAAGAACGCCGGCGACAAGGTCGGAATAATCTGCATCGACCCGTCAAGCCCGTTTTCCGGCGGTGCCATACTCGGCGACCGCATCAGGATGGCGACGCTCGGGATGGAAGAGGGCGTGTTTATCCGTTCGATGGCAACGCGTGGAAATCTGGGTGGACTTTCGCGGGCAACGGTCGATGCCGTATCCATTCTAGATTCGGCGGGCTTTGATAAGATCCTCGTCGAGACGGTCGGCGTTGGCCAAGATGAGGTCGAGATCGTAAAGACGGCCGATGTGTCGGTTGTGGTCCTGGTCCCCGGAATGGGCGACGACATACAAGCCATTAAGGCCGGGATCATGGAGATCGGCGATTGCTTCGTGATCAACAAAGCGGACCGCGAAGGCGTTATCCGCACTCAAAAGGAGCTCGAGGCTCTGCTAAGCCTCGCCCATCGCCCCGACATGTGGATGCCGCCGATCGTCCGGACCATCGCTACCGAAAGCAAAGGCATCGAAGATCTTGCAGCGGCGATCGAGGCATATCACAAATTTCAACGAGCAGGCGAGGGCAGCACGGTTCGCCGCCACGCGATCGCCAAATGGCGGCTGCTCGAACTATTACAAGAACGCCTTCTCTCCGATCTGATGAGTCGGAATGGCTCGAGCGATAAGCTCGACAAGCTCGCACTCGAGATCGCCGAAAAAAAGAACGATCCATATTCGGCAGTCGAGGAGTTGCTCAAATAG
- the mce gene encoding methylmalonyl-CoA epimerase encodes MDMKINHLGIATKGIDEALKFWGDALGLENVHTEIVEDQKVRVAMLPIGESRVELLEPTSDDSPISKFLEKRGGGIHHIAIEVDDIEASLAQLRSQGMRLIDETPRIGAEGCLVAFVHPAASGGVLLELVQNIK; translated from the coding sequence ATAGATATGAAGATCAACCACTTGGGGATTGCAACAAAAGGTATCGACGAGGCTCTCAAATTCTGGGGCGACGCTCTCGGCCTCGAAAATGTTCACACCGAGATCGTCGAAGATCAAAAGGTCCGAGTCGCGATGCTGCCGATCGGCGAGAGCCGCGTTGAGTTGCTCGAACCGACCAGCGACGATTCCCCGATCTCCAAATTTCTCGAAAAACGCGGCGGCGGCATTCATCATATCGCCATCGAGGTTGATGACATCGAGGCATCGCTCGCTCAGCTGAGATCGCAGGGAATGCGCCTCATCGACGAGACTCCGCGGATCGGAGCAGAGGGATGTCTCGTGGCATTCGTACATCCCGCGGCATCTGGCGGCGTATTGCTCGAACTGGTTCAGAACATCAAATAA
- a CDS encoding peptidylprolyl isomerase has translation MSNLTKGLILVIAIIAIGAGLVVWKKKVGGQTHESFNSISREEIEMLLADVAKSNPMILKRLNEEPEMKKQQIDNLKQLLAFASQAQKEGMASIDPNRQEMQNIKAEITAVNYDREMNKDKGPMPPFGFITDEMVTEYWGQDSQPAPGKGFWASTMDKIGLGEAAETRSHETEFQDFLDAKIKLLKASSPEMKDREISDEEKTQAKDVFAKIRIYRKEYETKAAAGELPKEFVAKVNLQVKLQQAQFLARVYSETIADKMKVTDEDIAKYISEHPELDPKEKRAKAQQILERAKAGEDFAALANEFTEDPGNKGPDGVGQGGIYKDVPKGRMVAPFETAALALEPGQVSPELVETDFGFHIIKLERKLGPSPNKEAKPAGGETGAASETYDARHILISTNYKDSDKPQAREMPVKEYVRAKLEEEKEKKMLDEIVASNNIQVPSDFTVPAVTEDQLKQMQQRQQMQGMPPGGPGGPGGPGGPGGPDGPESGKPAKPEAKKPEPKKTK, from the coding sequence TTGAGCAATTTAACAAAAGGACTTATTTTAGTTATCGCCATCATCGCTATCGGTGCGGGCCTCGTCGTTTGGAAAAAGAAGGTTGGCGGACAGACGCACGAGTCGTTCAACTCGATCAGCCGCGAAGAGATCGAAATGCTGCTTGCAGACGTTGCGAAATCTAATCCGATGATCCTCAAAAGGCTCAACGAAGAGCCCGAAATGAAGAAGCAGCAGATCGATAATCTCAAGCAGCTTCTTGCATTCGCCAGCCAGGCTCAGAAAGAAGGTATGGCGAGCATCGACCCGAATCGTCAGGAGATGCAGAATATCAAAGCCGAGATCACCGCCGTCAACTACGACCGTGAGATGAACAAGGACAAGGGCCCGATGCCGCCGTTTGGTTTTATCACTGACGAAATGGTCACCGAATATTGGGGTCAGGACAGTCAACCGGCTCCGGGTAAAGGTTTTTGGGCTTCTACGATGGACAAGATCGGTCTAGGCGAAGCTGCCGAGACACGTTCGCATGAGACCGAATTTCAGGATTTCCTCGATGCCAAGATCAAGCTCTTGAAAGCGAGCAGCCCTGAGATGAAAGACCGCGAGATCTCGGACGAAGAGAAAACACAGGCCAAGGACGTATTTGCCAAGATCCGGATCTATCGCAAAGAGTACGAAACAAAGGCCGCCGCCGGTGAATTGCCTAAGGAATTCGTCGCAAAGGTTAACCTGCAGGTCAAACTCCAGCAGGCTCAGTTTCTGGCACGCGTATATTCCGAGACGATTGCCGACAAGATGAAGGTAACGGATGAGGATATCGCAAAATATATCTCCGAGCATCCCGAACTCGACCCGAAAGAAAAGCGTGCTAAGGCTCAACAGATCCTTGAACGCGCCAAGGCCGGCGAAGATTTTGCCGCGTTGGCAAATGAGTTTACCGAAGATCCGGGCAACAAAGGACCGGACGGTGTCGGTCAAGGCGGCATCTACAAAGATGTGCCCAAGGGCCGCATGGTCGCTCCGTTCGAAACGGCAGCTCTCGCACTTGAGCCCGGACAGGTCAGCCCGGAACTCGTCGAGACCGATTTTGGTTTTCACATCATCAAGCTCGAGCGAAAACTCGGCCCGAGCCCAAATAAAGAAGCTAAACCAGCCGGCGGCGAAACTGGGGCGGCAAGCGAAACATACGACGCTCGCCACATCCTGATCTCGACCAATTATAAGGACTCCGACAAACCGCAGGCTCGCGAAATGCCTGTCAAAGAATACGTCCGAGCCAAACTGGAAGAAGAAAAGGAAAAGAAAATGCTCGACGAGATCGTTGCGTCAAATAATATTCAGGTTCCTAGCGACTTCACCGTTCCTGCGGTAACTGAAGACCAGTTAAAACAGATGCAGCAGCGTCAACAGATGCAGGGAATGCCTCCGGGAGGCCCGGGTGGTCCCGGCGGACCGGGAGGTCCGGGCGGACCTGATGGCCCCGAATCAGGCAAACCGGCAAAGCCCGAAGCCAAGAAACCCGAACCGAAGAAGACGAAATAG
- the mtnP gene encoding S-methyl-5'-thioadenosine phosphorylase, producing MEKVNIGIIGGSGLYQMPELENVREVPVPTPFGDPSDAFIVGELDGVTVAFLPRHARGHKFTPSELPYRANIYAMKLLGVEYILSVSAVGSLQEQYAPTDFVIPDQFFDRTRDRAKESTFFGEGIVGHVTFAHPVCNELGDILEAACKNNNVVTHRGGTYICMEGPAFSTKAESNVYRQWGMDVIGMTNLQEAKLAREAEIAYATLALVTDYDCWYEGHDDVTVDMVIEYLNKNVRNAQLVLKDAVKAVAAKTTPNQYANATKNAIFTAPSNWPEADGEEA from the coding sequence ATGGAAAAAGTAAACATCGGAATTATCGGCGGCAGCGGGCTTTACCAGATGCCGGAACTTGAGAATGTACGTGAAGTGCCTGTCCCAACGCCTTTTGGCGATCCTTCGGACGCGTTTATCGTCGGCGAACTCGACGGCGTGACCGTTGCGTTTCTGCCGCGTCACGCACGCGGGCACAAATTCACACCCAGCGAACTTCCTTATCGGGCAAACATCTACGCGATGAAGCTGCTTGGAGTCGAATACATCCTGTCGGTCTCGGCCGTCGGCAGTTTGCAGGAACAGTATGCTCCGACTGACTTTGTGATTCCCGACCAGTTCTTCGACCGCACCCGTGACCGTGCGAAAGAATCCACATTCTTTGGCGAAGGCATCGTCGGCCACGTGACGTTCGCCCATCCGGTTTGCAATGAGCTTGGCGACATCCTCGAAGCGGCTTGCAAAAACAACAACGTCGTCACGCATCGCGGCGGCACTTACATCTGTATGGAAGGCCCCGCGTTCTCGACCAAGGCCGAGTCCAACGTCTATCGCCAGTGGGGCATGGACGTCATCGGCATGACCAACCTGCAGGAAGCCAAGCTCGCCCGCGAAGCAGAGATCGCCTACGCGACGCTCGCCCTCGTCACCGATTACGATTGCTGGTACGAAGGCCACGACGACGTCACCGTCGATATGGTCATCGAATACCTTAACAAAAACGTCCGCAACGCCCAGCTCGTCCTAAAAGACGCCGTCAAAGCCGTCGCGGCCAAAACGACGCCAAACCAATACGCCAACGCTACCAAGAACGCGATCTTCACCGCCCCGTCAAACTGGCCGGAAGCAGACGGCGAGGAAGCTTGA
- the bamD gene encoding outer membrane protein assembly factor BamD: MKRKFLAIIFTVLSIGIISAHAQRNVTPAIDRDPLMEQDAKHNLDVAKQYFLLKKAYKGVLERFEETYAAYPTFSKMDEFLYYAGMSSYYLSENKGKQKIDLKREKDPARYEPAKLKDDAIGYLSTIIEKYPESKFKNDAEKTLTVLKK, from the coding sequence ATGAAAAGAAAGTTCCTTGCAATAATCTTTACAGTCTTGTCCATCGGAATTATTTCGGCACATGCCCAGCGCAATGTTACGCCGGCGATCGACCGTGATCCTTTGATGGAGCAGGACGCGAAGCACAATCTCGACGTCGCGAAGCAGTATTTCCTGCTCAAAAAGGCGTACAAGGGCGTGCTTGAGCGGTTCGAAGAGACCTACGCCGCGTACCCGACGTTTTCCAAGATGGACGAGTTCCTCTACTACGCCGGCATGAGCAGCTATTACCTGTCCGAGAACAAAGGCAAGCAAAAGATCGACCTCAAACGCGAAAAAGACCCCGCCAGATACGAGCCCGCGAAACTAAAGGACGACGCGATCGGCTATCTCTCGACGATCATCGAGAAATACCCCGAGAGCAAGTTCAAGAATGACGCGGAGAAAACGCTCACGGTTCTCAAGAAATAA
- a CDS encoding VOC family protein, with amino-acid sequence MNLNQVTIYSKQPVETVEFFEKLGLRRIVDSLPRYARLECPDGESTLSVHIDDAAATTTNIVLYFECENLDAEVERLKSLGLEFTQAPTDEPWLWREAYLLDPNGNKICLFTAGDNRKNPPWRINAEAHR; translated from the coding sequence ATGAACCTCAACCAAGTCACGATCTACAGCAAACAGCCTGTTGAGACGGTCGAGTTCTTTGAGAAGCTCGGCCTCAGACGCATCGTCGATTCCCTGCCGCGATATGCCCGGCTCGAATGCCCTGACGGCGAATCGACGCTGTCGGTGCACATCGACGACGCAGCCGCGACGACCACCAACATCGTCCTCTACTTCGAATGCGAAAACCTCGACGCCGAGGTCGAACGCCTCAAATCCCTCGGCCTCGAATTCACCCAAGCCCCAACCGACGAACCCTGGCTCTGGCGCGAGGCCTATCTTCTCGACCCAAACGGCAACAAGATCTGCCTCTTCACAGCCGGTGACAACCGCAAAAACCCGCCGTGGCGGATAAATGCAGAAGCCCACAGGTAA
- a CDS encoding trypsin-like peptidase domain-containing protein — MLIIVPSIFENICYLFADESSALTGEKFGGTGFLVHRRSESGRRFVYAGTNKHVIDEGFTTIRVNRTDGGDPDIISPSKLDWIPHKDGADVFWAYVDEPEKYCFEGINVSHFLRKDDLKPTHTIEPSAVNVGGDVYMVGRFSGSPGKLTNRPVVRSGIVSQFPDPLEPISYSSTIDPQEAFLVEMHSIEGFSGSPVFHTQVGLTSFLSVSTVLERFYNIPVPELEFDPSDNPIRLIGIDAGGCRPWQATQVRDNGVPYPCQYEVQSHSGFAIVIPCWKIEELLLQDTLAQWIQEANDKPAIEQDAK; from the coding sequence ATGTTAATAATTGTTCCGAGCATATTCGAAAATATTTGTTATCTCTTCGCAGATGAATCTAGCGCTCTAACCGGTGAAAAGTTCGGAGGGACTGGTTTCCTAGTTCATCGGCGTTCTGAATCGGGTCGAAGGTTTGTATATGCAGGTACCAACAAACACGTAATTGATGAAGGTTTTACAACGATTCGAGTTAACCGAACCGATGGCGGCGATCCAGACATCATCTCTCCTTCCAAACTCGATTGGATTCCGCATAAAGATGGAGCGGATGTTTTCTGGGCGTACGTCGATGAGCCTGAAAAATATTGTTTCGAGGGAATCAACGTAAGTCATTTCTTGCGCAAGGATGATCTAAAACCGACACATACGATTGAGCCATCTGCGGTCAACGTCGGTGGCGATGTTTACATGGTCGGGCGTTTTTCCGGAAGCCCAGGAAAACTTACGAATAGACCGGTTGTCCGGTCGGGAATTGTTAGCCAATTTCCGGACCCGTTGGAACCAATATCATACAGCTCAACCATTGATCCGCAGGAGGCTTTTCTTGTTGAGATGCACTCAATTGAAGGTTTTAGCGGCTCGCCCGTATTTCACACACAAGTCGGATTGACGTCATTTCTCTCCGTTAGCACCGTACTCGAGAGGTTTTATAATATCCCTGTCCCAGAATTGGAATTCGACCCGTCAGACAACCCAATTAGACTGATCGGGATTGACGCAGGAGGTTGTCGTCCGTGGCAAGCAACTCAAGTTCGAGACAATGGAGTTCCTTACCCATGCCAGTACGAGGTTCAATCCCATTCTGGGTTCGCGATTGTTATCCCGTGCTGGAAGATCGAAGAATTATTACTTCAAGATACGCTTGCTCAATGGATCCAGGAAGCCAACGATAAACCCGCTATTGAACAAGATGCTAAATAG